A stretch of Acipenser ruthenus chromosome 1, fAciRut3.2 maternal haplotype, whole genome shotgun sequence DNA encodes these proteins:
- the LOC117421166 gene encoding phospholipid phosphatase 1 isoform X2, with protein sequence MFDGTAVPFIVLDIVCVVLAGLPFAILTPRHNPFKRGFFCSDESIKYPLKEDTISYELLGGIMIPFTLIVMIIGECLSVHYKRLQSNSSVRNNYVACLYKAIGTFLFGAAMSQSLTDIGKYSIGRLRPHFLDVCKLNWTEINCQAGYIENFTCTGKTWIVNEARLSFYSGHSSFSMYCMVFLALYVQARLVEDWARLLRPTIQFFLVAASIYVGLSRVSDYKHHWSDVLTGLIQGAIVATLIVVFVSDFFKTRVTAFPQKEEDITHTTLQETPTNGNHYGSTH encoded by the exons CTGGACTGCCCTTTGCAATTCTCACACCACGACATAATCCATTCAAACGAGGATTTTTCTGTAGTGATGAATCCATCAAGTACCCTTTGAAAGAAGACACCATTTCCTATGAGTTGTTAGGTGGAATAATGATTCCTTTCACTCTTATTGTt ATGATCATAGGGGAGTGCCTTTCAGTCCATTATAAACGCTTACAGTCAAACTCCTCGGTCAGAAATAATTATGTGGCCTGCCTTTACAAGGCCATTGGAACTTTTCTGTTTGGCGCTGCCATGAGCCAGTCTCTGACTGACATCGGCAAGTATTCTATCGGGCGGCTACGACCTCACTTCCTGGATGTGTGCAAGCTGAATTGGACGGAAATCAACTGCCAAGCGGGCTACATAGAGAATTTCACGTGCACAGGGAAAACGTGGATCGTCAACGAAGCAAG GCTCTCCTTCTACTCGGGACATTCCTCCTTCTCAATGTACTGCATGGTGTTCCTAGCA CTTTATGTTCAAGCAAGACTTGTGGAAGACTGGGCTAGACTACTGCGTCCCACAATCCAGTTCTTCCTGGTTGCGGCATCCATCTACGTCGGCCTTTCTCGGGTTTCTGACTACAAGCACCACTGGAGTGATGTGCTGACCGGACTGATCCAGGGAGCGATTGTTGCAACACTGATT GTGGTTTTTGTATCTGACTTCTTCAAGACACGCGTTACTGCCTTCCCCCAAAAAGAGGAGGACATTACCCACACAACTTTACAAGAAACTCCCACAAATGGAAATCACTACGGTAGTACTCACTAG